CCGGCAAGTACGACCCCAGCCTGCCGCTGGCCTTCAAGATCGCGCGCCTGTTCGCGTTGCCCATCGAATCCATTTTCGTCCCCGAGGAATGACGGCATGAAACGTCCCCCACGCATCGCCATCATCGTCGTCCTGCTCACCACGGCGATGGCGGGGCGGCACATGGTGATGTCCCTGCATGACGCGTCCGATGCCCATGCCTCCACCCCGGCGGCGACGCACACCGCGGTGCCAGCGGCCACCAATCCCGCGCCGCCGCGCGTCTGGCGCCTCGGTTCCGTCGAGCTGAAGCCGTGCGAGTTGCCGCAGCCACACTCGGGCCTGTCGACCGCCGCGTGGTGTGCGCCCTTCGTGGTGCCGGAAAACCGCGCCGAGCCGCACGGTCGCATGCTCACCCTGCGCCTGGCCGTGGTGCGCAGCAGCGCCCAGGTGCCGGCGGACGACATGCTGGCCTTCATCGCGGGCGGTCCCGGCCAGTCGGCGGCGGAAAGCTACTCCGGCATCGCGCCGGCCATGGCCCCGCTGCTGGCCCATCGCAACCTGCTGCTGCTCGACCAGCGCGGCACCGGCGCCTCCCATCCGCTGAGCTGCCGCGACGACGAGCCGGGCGCACCGGCAGGCGCGGCGGAGGTGCACGGGTTCGATGCCGGCGCGGTGCGGCGCGAGACGCAGCATTGCCTCGACCAGCTGTCGCAGGATGCCGACGTGCGCTTCTACACCACCACCGATGCCGTGGCCGACCTGGAGGATGTCCGCCGTGCGCTGGGCTCGCCGACGTTCGACCTGATCGGCGTGTCCTACGGCACGCGCGTGGCACAGCAGTACGCCATGCGTCACCCCGACGGTTTGCGCACCCTCGTGCTGGACGGCATCGCCCCCAACGCGCTGGTGCTGGGCGAGGACTTCGCGGTCAACCTCGACGCGGCGCTGAAGGCGCAGTTCGCTCGTTGCGAGGCGGACGACGCCTGCCGGGCGCGTTTCAGCGATCCCTACCAGACCCTGTTCCAGTTGCGCGACGCGCTACGCGCCAACCCGCACATGGTCAGCTTCCGCGATCCGCAGAACTATGCCTCGGTGAAGCGCGTGTTGAGCGAGCACGCCCTGGCCACGGTGGTGCGCATGTTCGCCTATTCGCCGGAAACCGCTGCCTTGCTGCCCCTGTCCATCGACGCCGCCGCGCGGGGCGATGTCGGGCCCCTGCTGGGCCAGGCGAAGCTGCTCACGGGCGACCTGGGCGACACCATGGACGGCGGCATGCAGTATTCAGTGATCTGCAGCGAAGACGGCGACCTCCTGCAATCGCGTCCGCAGGACAAGGACACCATCCTGGGCGACACCATGATCGAGGCGTTTCGCGCGGCCTGTTCCGTCTGGCCGCATGGCACGATGCCGGCCGACTTCCACCAGCCGCTGAAGAGCGCGGTGCCCGCCTTGCTGATGTCCGGCGAATTCGACCCGGTCACGCCACCGCGCTACGGCGACGACGTGCTCAAGGGCCTGCCCAACGGCCGCCACCTGGTGCTCCGGGGCCAGGGCCACAACGTGATCTCGCGCGGCTGCATGCCACGCGTGCTCGACCATTTCATCGACACGGCCGACGCGAAGGCGCTGGACGTGACGTGCCTGGAGCGGCTGCGCCCGCTGCCGGTGTTCGTCGGATTCAACGGAGCCACGCCATGATCGAGGTAAGGGACCTGCACAAGGCCTTCGGCACGGTGCGCGCCGTGAACGGCGTGAACTTCACCGCGCGCGACGGCGAGATCACCGGCCTGCTCGGCCCCAACGGGGCGGGCAAGACCACCACGCTGCGCATGCTGTACACGCTGATGCGGCCCGATGCCGGACAGGTGCTGGTGGACGGGATGGATGCCTACCAGGATGCGCTTGCGGTGCGCCGGCGCCTCGGCGTGCTTCCCGATGCGCGCGGCCTGTATAAACGGCTGACTGCCGCGGAGAACATCGATTATTTCGGCCGGCTGCACGGCATGTCGTCCGACCTGCTGGCGCGACGTCGCGAGGTCCTGATCGACGCGCTGGAGATGCGCGACATCGCCGATCGCCGTACGGAGGGTTTTTCCCAGGGGCAACGGGTCAAGACGGCTATCGCCCGTGCGCTGATCCACGATCCGCGCAACGTCCTGCTCGACGAGCCGACCAACGGCCTGGACGTGATGGCGACGCGCGCCATGCGCCGCTTCATGCGGCAGTTGCGCGACGAAGGACGCTGCGTGCTGTTTTCCAGTCACATCATGCAGGAGGTGGCCGCGCTGTGCGATCGCATCGTGGTGATCGCGCAGGGTCGTGTGGTCGCCGATGAAACGCCCGCCGCGCTGCTGGCGCAGACGGGCCAGGCCACGCTCGAGGATGCCTTCGTGACGATCATCGGTACCGACGAAGGACTGGCCGCATGAGCGCGTTCTCCGCGGTGTACTGGAAGGAAGTGCGCGAGAACCTGCGTGACCGGCGCACGCTGGTCAGCGCCCTGGTCACCGGGCCGCTGCTGGGTCCGATCATCTTCATCATGCTGATGAACGTCATGACCAATCGCGAGCTGGCCAAGGTCGATCGCAACATCGATGTCCCGGTCATCGGCGCGGAACTGGCGCCCAACCTGATGGCGGCGCTGAAAGGGGCCGGCATCGACGCCGATCCCGGCATGGCCGATCCCGAGAACGCCGTGCGCGAACAGCGCGCCGATGTCGTGGTGCGCATCGCGCCGGACTACGCCAAGGCGTGGAACAAGGGCCAGAGCGTGCAGGTGGAACTGATCTACGATTCCTCGCGACGCGACGCGTCCACGCCCGTGCTGCGCGTACGCAGCGTGGTGGAAAGCTACGGCCGCCGCGAGGGGGCGATGCGCCTGATCGCGCGCGGCCTGTCGCCCACCACGGCCTGGCCCGTGCAGGTGGCCGATCGCGACCAGGCCACATCGCAATCGCGCTCTGCGCTGATGTTCTCGTTCCTGCCGTACTTCTTCACGCTCACCGTGTTCCTCGGCGGCATGTACCTGGCCATCGACCTCACCGCCGGTGAGCGCGAGCGCCAGTCGCTGGAGCCGCTGTTCGTCAATCCGGTAGCGCGCTGGAAGATCCTCGCCGGCAAGCTGGCGGCGATCTGCACGTTCTCGCTGGTCAGCCTGTTCCTCACCATCGCCGCGTTCATGACGGCGCCGTGGTTCATCCCGACGGAAAAACTCGGCATCGCGCTCGACCTGGGCCTGCGCTTCGGCGCCCAGGTGGCCTTGCTGATGCTGCCGCTCATCCTGCTGCTGGCTGCGTTGCAGTCGCTGGTGTCGGCCTTGGCCAAGAGCTATCGCGAGGCGCAGACCTACCTGTCGATCCTGATGATGATCCCCATCGTGCCGAGCGTGCTGCTCTCGGTCGTTCCGGTGCGCGCGGAACCCTGGATGTACGCGGTGCCGCTGCTGGGCCAGAACCTGGGCATCGTGCAGCTGCTGCGCGGCGATGGCATGCCCGCCTGGCAGATCGGCACCTGCCTTGCCGGCGGTTTTGCCGCCGCGTTGCTGGCCACGCTGGGCGCGGCCCTGCTCTACCGTTCCGAACGCCTGGCGATTTCGGCCTAACGCCAGCGCAGGTCCACGCCGACCAGGAACGTGCGGCCGGGCGCGGGTTCGTCGTAGCGCCCGTTACCGTCGTTGACGATCACCGAGCCGACCACGTGCCGGTCGGCAAGGTTGTCCACACGGGCGAAGGTGTTGATCCGCCACGGGCCATCGTCCACGACATAACCCGCCGACAGTCCGAACAGGGCGTAGCCCGCCGCCGAGGCCGTGCCCAGGTCGTTCGCCGAGGTCGCGCCCATCGCGTTCATGTCCAGACCCGCCTGCCAGCCGCGCTCGGCACCGTACGTCAGCGCGGCATACGCGGTGGATCGCGGCACGCCCGGAATGCGTGTGCCGGCCGCCACCGGCGTATCGGGCGCGGCGCAGCCGGTGCTCGCGCAGGTGAGGAACGGCGTGCGGAAACTCGCCTGCAGGCGCGTATAGGCCGCGACGACGTGCAGGTCCGGTGCGATCTCGCTCTTGAACGAGGCCTCGATGCCCTGGCGTCGCGAGCGCGCGATGTTCTGGTAGGTGGTGCGCCCGCCGAGGTTGGTCGCCACGGCCAGTTCGTCGTCGCTGTCGGCGCGGAACAGGGCCAGCCCGGCTTCCGTGTGGTCCGAGGGCTGCAGCTTCAGGCCCACCTCGCCGTTGCGCGAGCGCGAGGGCCGCAGGTCGAAGGCCAGGCCAGCGCCGCCGTCGGCGCGATAGCCCAACTCGGAGAACGTCGGGGTTTCGAAGCCGCGACCCCAGTTCGCATAGACGTGCGCCCACGGCGTCGCGCGCCACAGTACGCCGAACACCGGCGTGGTGGCGCTGTACGTCGTGCTGCCGCTGTCGTCGGGATTGCCGGCCACGATGTAACGATCGGTGGAACGGAAACGTACCTCGCTGTGGCGCAGGCCGCCCATCAGGCTCCAGTCGTCGGCCACGCGCCAGGTGGCCTGTGCGTACTGGTCGAAGTCGAACACACGGTCGATCTCGTCGCGTCGCTTGTCACCGCGCACGCCGAGCGTGCCGCCCACGAAGTTGTTGTAGCCCTGCCGGTGCTGTGTCTGGTTGTCGTAGGCGACGCCGGCGGCGATCTCGAAGGGCCGGCCGGCCAGCGTGTCGCTCCAGGTCCAGCGGGCGTCGCCGCCACCGTACTCGTTGGCAAGGTCCACCACACCGCCCGAGTTACCCGGCTGCGCCACCTGCGTGGCCTTGGGTATCGACAGGTACTGGGTCACGCCACGCTGCCCGTAGTAGCCCATGACGCGCAGGCTGTTCGCCGCGTCGAGCCGCTGGTCCCAGATCAGCCCGGCCTGTTGCTGGTCCGCCGATTTGCGGGTGTCGTAGGTGTCGGCCACGGTGGCGACCTGGCGCGGATCGGCCTTGAACTGCGCCTTCGTCAGCCCGAGCGGATCCTGCGCATCCGGTATGTCCACCGTGTTGACCACCAGGGTGAGCTTCGTGTCGTCGTCGATCTTCCAGCCGACCTTGGCATTGCCCGATTCCCGCCGCGCGGCGCTGTGGTCGCGGTAGCCGCTGGTACGGAAATGGCTGAAATCGACGTTGTAGTCCACGGGGCCGTCGACGCCCCGCGCGTTCACGGACGTGCGCAGGTTGCCATTGCTGCCGCCGGCAACGCCGAATCGTAGTTCCGGCGGCTCGGTGCCGTCGGCGGTGAACACCTGCACCACGCCGCCCGAGGCATTGCCGTAGAGGGCTGAAAACGGGCCGCGCAATACTTCCACGCGCGCCGCCGAATCCAGGTTGAAATGCGACACCTGGCCCTGGCCGTCCGGCATCGTCGCTGGAATGCCGTCGGTATACAGGCGGATGCCACGGATGCCGAAGGTGGATCGCGCGCCGAACCCACGGATGGAAACCTGGGTGTCCTGCGCGTAATTCTGTCGATCGCGCGCCACGATGCCGGGAATGGACTGCACCCGTTCGGACAGGTTGACGTCCAGCGAGCCGTCGGGCGGGGTGGCCACCACGTCGATGGCCGCGGGAATATCGTAGGGTGCCTGGGCGGTGCGGGTAGCCGTCACCACCACCGGTGTGAGGGTGGCTTCCTGGGCGGAGGCGGTACCCGCCAGTGCGATAAGCACGCCCGCGGCGAGCGGACGGAAGGGGGACTGCGACATACAAAAATCCTGCGGGGCGGGCGCCCGGGGAGGCCTGGCATGCTGCACTGCAACCGGTGTAGCGGTGGTGATGCCCCGTGCTAGCCTTCCGGGCCACATCCCCCAAAACGGTGTCGCCATGAAGAAACTCGCCTTTGCCTGCGCCGGCCTGCTCGGTCTCGCGCTTTCGCACGCCGCCCTGGCTGCCGGCGCCCAGCAGCCGACCCGCGCCGCATCGTCCACCGGCATCGACGCGACCAGCGCCGCCCAACTCGACAAGGCCGTCGCCGGGAGCTGGCGCTCGCCGGAGAACAAGGCGCGCGACATGTATCGCCACCCGCAGCAGACGCTGAGCTTCTTCGGCGTGCGCCCGGACATGACCGTCATTGAGATATGGCCGTCCGGTGGCTGGTTCACCGAGATCCTCGCGCCCTACCTGCACGACAACGGCCACTACATCGGCGCGGTGGAAGCGGGCTCCAAGAGCACGGCGGCCCTGCAGAAGAAGTTCTCCTTCGCTCCGGCGCAGTACGGCAACGCGAAGATCATGGAGTTCAACCACAAGGCGCCGGTGCTGGGTGCGCCGGGGTCGGCCGATCGCGTGCTGACCTTCCGCAACGTGCACAACTGGGCCGCCGACGGCAGCGCCGAGGCCATGTTCAAGGCGATGTTCGCGGTGCTCAAGCCCGGCGGCGTGCTGGGCGTGGAAGACCATCGTGCCGATGCCGGCAAGAAGCTCGACGACGTGGTCAACTCCGGCTACCTGCCGACCGACTACGTGATCAAGCTGGCCACCGATGCCGGTTTCAAGCTGGACGCGCAAAGCGAGATCAACGCCAATCCGAAGGACGACCACAATCATCCCAAGGGCGTGTGGACCCTGCCGCCCTCGTTCGACATGGGCGACACGGACAAGGCCAAGTGGCAGGCCATCGGCGAGTCCGACCGGATGACCCTGCGCTTCGTGAAGCCCGCCGCCGCGAAGTAACGTGCTGGTCGCGCTGAACAAGCCCTTCGGGGTGCTGTGCCAGTTCACCGACGCCGCCGGCCGGCGCACGCTGGCCGATGTCGTGCCGCACAAGGGCGTGTACGCGGCCGGCCGGTTGGACCACGACAGCGAAGGCCTGCTGCTGCTCACCGACGACGGCAAGCTGCAGCATCGCCTGGCCGATCCGAAGCACAAGCAGCCGAAGACGTATGTGGTGCAGGTGGAGGGTGTGCCGACGGAAGACGCCCTCGACCGGCTACGCCGCGGCGTCACGCTCAACGACGGCCCCACGCTGCCGGCCGGCGTGGCGGCGATCGACCCACCCGACTGGCTGTGGCCACGCGATCCGCCCGTGCGCTTTCGCAAGACGGTGCCGGATGCGTGGCTGCGCATCGTGCTGCGCGAAGGGCGCAACCGGCAGGTGCGGCGCATGACGGCGGCCGTGGGATTGCCCACGCTGCGCCTGATCCGCGAGGCCGTCGGCGATTACCGACTCGACGGCCTGGCCCCGGGGGCCGTGCGGATCATCGACCCGACGCGTCAGACCGAGCGATAAGCGGTGACGAAGGCGGCGGCGCGTTCCCGCGTTCGTGACACGGGCTGACCGGGTTTGTAGAGATCACTGCCCAGCCCGGCCCCGATGCAGCCGGCGTCGAGGAACTGGCCCAGGTTTTCCGGGGTAACGCCGCCGACCGCCAGCAACGGCACGTCCGGCGGCAGCACCGCACGGATGCCCTTGATATAGGAGGGCCCGAGGATCGACGACGGAAACAGCTTGAGCGATTGTGCGCCGGCAGCCAGTGCCGCAAACGCTTCCGTTGGCGTCATGAAGCCGATGGCGGTATAGAGGTTGCGCTCGCGCGCCTTGCGGATGGTGGCCGGATCGGTGTTGGGCGTGACCATCAGGTGGCCGCCCAGGTCGGCCACCTGGGCGGCCGCCTCGGGCGACAGGACGGTACCCGCACCGACCAGGGCGCGTGCACCGGCCGTTTCCACCGCGAGCGGGATGCTGCGCTGCCAGTCGGGCGAATTCAGTGGGATCTCGATGGCGTCGAAGCCTTCGGCGATCAGCGCCTCGACATGGCCGACTACTTCGTCGGGGGTGATACCGCGCAGGATCGCGATGAGCGGCAGAGCGGTGGGCCAGCTCATGACTGCACCTCGTGGCCGTAGCGTGCCTCGGGCAGGCCACGCCCTCGCGGCGGCGTGCCGATGAAGATTGCGCCGTTGAGCGGCTCGTCGCGGACCGTGGCCTCGTCGATGCCCTTGTGCGCGGAGGTGATCACCATCTGCGCCAGGTCCGTCCCCGCAAAGCTGACGCAGCTGGGCTGGCGCGCGGGCAGCGGAATGATCGTGTCGATGCGCCCGTCCGGCGCGTAGCGGACCACGCGCGACGCGCCCCATTGGGCGTTCCAGAGGAAACCGTCGGCATCGATGGTGGAACCGTCCGGCTCGTGGCCCGCATCCACCTCGGCAAAACCGCGGATGCGATCCACCTCGCCGGTGTCCGAATCGTAGTCGCAGGCCATGATGCGAGCCGTCGGTGAATCGGTGAAGTACATCGTTTCCCCGTCGGGACTGAAACAGATGCTGTTGGTGATCGCGGCCTTGGGCAGGGCCAGGCGGCCCAGCTGGCCGTTCTTCGTGTAGCGCCAGAACGAGGCGATCTGTTCGGGCCCCCGCTCGTTCAGCGTGCCGAAGATGAAGTTGCCGCCGCGGTCGCAGCGCCCGTCGTTGGTGCGTGTGCCGGGAAGGCCGGCCTCGATGTCGTCCAGGACATGCAGGCGGCCATCGCGCGTATCGAACCGCCCCAACTGTTTCTCCATCGCCAGCAGCAGGACGCCGGGCTCGTGGGTCAGCGCGAAGCAGCCGACGCGCGCAGGCAGCACATGCTCGCGCACCACGCCGGTGGCCGGGTCGTAGTCGTGGATCGTCGACGTGGCGATATCGGTCCAGCGGACCAGGCCCGTCAGGTCGTCCCAGATCACGCCTTCGGCATGGGCCTGGCGCTGCGGGGAAAGGGGTTTGAACGAATCGGTCATCAGCGGTGTCGCCTGTGTTCTTGGGCCTGAAGGATTACGCGACCAGCCCGCGGCGACGGGCCACGGCGATGGCACCGGCGCCGGCCAGGTCGCACTGCATGTCGTCGCCGACCACCGTCAGCGTGCCGGAGAAGAAGTCGTCGTCCTCGACCAGCCGCGCGATCGCTTCGCGCAGTATGGGCTTGCCGCTGACGACGAAGCGTGTACCCGGGCGCATCCGGATCGCGCTGGAGTGTTTCAGGGTGAGGATATCGGAGGCGAGCACGGCCCCGAGCAGGAAATTGGCTCGCGCGTTGGCGTCGTGGTCCGTGAACTGGTCGAGGATGCGTACGCTGAAGCAGGTGCGTCCCAGGCCGACCCGGTGGGCGGAGGCGGCGCCGGCCCGCAGCATCTCCGCATCGATGTGCGTGGCGAAACCGTCCTTCAGCGACCCGGCCAGGATCGTGTCGTGCGAGATCACCTGCAGCAGCTCGCCGGCCAGGG
This DNA window, taken from Luteibacter sp. 9135, encodes the following:
- a CDS encoding ABC transporter permease — protein: MSAFSAVYWKEVRENLRDRRTLVSALVTGPLLGPIIFIMLMNVMTNRELAKVDRNIDVPVIGAELAPNLMAALKGAGIDADPGMADPENAVREQRADVVVRIAPDYAKAWNKGQSVQVELIYDSSRRDASTPVLRVRSVVESYGRREGAMRLIARGLSPTTAWPVQVADRDQATSQSRSALMFSFLPYFFTLTVFLGGMYLAIDLTAGERERQSLEPLFVNPVARWKILAGKLAAICTFSLVSLFLTIAAFMTAPWFIPTEKLGIALDLGLRFGAQVALLMLPLILLLAALQSLVSALAKSYREAQTYLSILMMIPIVPSVLLSVVPVRAEPWMYAVPLLGQNLGIVQLLRGDGMPAWQIGTCLAGGFAAALLATLGAALLYRSERLAISA
- a CDS encoding alpha/beta hydrolase yields the protein MKRPPRIAIIVVLLTTAMAGRHMVMSLHDASDAHASTPAATHTAVPAATNPAPPRVWRLGSVELKPCELPQPHSGLSTAAWCAPFVVPENRAEPHGRMLTLRLAVVRSSAQVPADDMLAFIAGGPGQSAAESYSGIAPAMAPLLAHRNLLLLDQRGTGASHPLSCRDDEPGAPAGAAEVHGFDAGAVRRETQHCLDQLSQDADVRFYTTTDAVADLEDVRRALGSPTFDLIGVSYGTRVAQQYAMRHPDGLRTLVLDGIAPNALVLGEDFAVNLDAALKAQFARCEADDACRARFSDPYQTLFQLRDALRANPHMVSFRDPQNYASVKRVLSEHALATVVRMFAYSPETAALLPLSIDAAARGDVGPLLGQAKLLTGDLGDTMDGGMQYSVICSEDGDLLQSRPQDKDTILGDTMIEAFRAACSVWPHGTMPADFHQPLKSAVPALLMSGEFDPVTPPRYGDDVLKGLPNGRHLVLRGQGHNVISRGCMPRVLDHFIDTADAKALDVTCLERLRPLPVFVGFNGATP
- a CDS encoding 2-dehydro-3-deoxy-6-phosphogalactonate aldolase — translated: MSWPTALPLIAILRGITPDEVVGHVEALIAEGFDAIEIPLNSPDWQRSIPLAVETAGARALVGAGTVLSPEAAAQVADLGGHLMVTPNTDPATIRKARERNLYTAIGFMTPTEAFAALAAGAQSLKLFPSSILGPSYIKGIRAVLPPDVPLLAVGGVTPENLGQFLDAGCIGAGLGSDLYKPGQPVSRTRERAAAFVTAYRSV
- a CDS encoding TonB-dependent receptor family protein — its product is MSQSPFRPLAAGVLIALAGTASAQEATLTPVVVTATRTAQAPYDIPAAIDVVATPPDGSLDVNLSERVQSIPGIVARDRQNYAQDTQVSIRGFGARSTFGIRGIRLYTDGIPATMPDGQGQVSHFNLDSAARVEVLRGPFSALYGNASGGVVQVFTADGTEPPELRFGVAGGSNGNLRTSVNARGVDGPVDYNVDFSHFRTSGYRDHSAARRESGNAKVGWKIDDDTKLTLVVNTVDIPDAQDPLGLTKAQFKADPRQVATVADTYDTRKSADQQQAGLIWDQRLDAANSLRVMGYYGQRGVTQYLSIPKATQVAQPGNSGGVVDLANEYGGGDARWTWSDTLAGRPFEIAAGVAYDNQTQHRQGYNNFVGGTLGVRGDKRRDEIDRVFDFDQYAQATWRVADDWSLMGGLRHSEVRFRSTDRYIVAGNPDDSGSTTYSATTPVFGVLWRATPWAHVYANWGRGFETPTFSELGYRADGGAGLAFDLRPSRSRNGEVGLKLQPSDHTEAGLALFRADSDDELAVATNLGGRTTYQNIARSRRQGIEASFKSEIAPDLHVVAAYTRLQASFRTPFLTCASTGCAAPDTPVAAGTRIPGVPRSTAYAALTYGAERGWQAGLDMNAMGATSANDLGTASAAGYALFGLSAGYVVDDGPWRINTFARVDNLADRHVVGSVIVNDGNGRYDEPAPGRTFLVGVDLRWR
- a CDS encoding class I SAM-dependent methyltransferase, which translates into the protein MKKLAFACAGLLGLALSHAALAAGAQQPTRAASSTGIDATSAAQLDKAVAGSWRSPENKARDMYRHPQQTLSFFGVRPDMTVIEIWPSGGWFTEILAPYLHDNGHYIGAVEAGSKSTAALQKKFSFAPAQYGNAKIMEFNHKAPVLGAPGSADRVLTFRNVHNWAADGSAEAMFKAMFAVLKPGGVLGVEDHRADAGKKLDDVVNSGYLPTDYVIKLATDAGFKLDAQSEINANPKDDHNHPKGVWTLPPSFDMGDTDKAKWQAIGESDRMTLRFVKPAAAK
- a CDS encoding ABC transporter ATP-binding protein, with amino-acid sequence MIEVRDLHKAFGTVRAVNGVNFTARDGEITGLLGPNGAGKTTTLRMLYTLMRPDAGQVLVDGMDAYQDALAVRRRLGVLPDARGLYKRLTAAENIDYFGRLHGMSSDLLARRREVLIDALEMRDIADRRTEGFSQGQRVKTAIARALIHDPRNVLLDEPTNGLDVMATRAMRRFMRQLRDEGRCVLFSSHIMQEVAALCDRIVVIAQGRVVADETPAALLAQTGQATLEDAFVTIIGTDEGLAA
- a CDS encoding SMP-30/gluconolactonase/LRE family protein, yielding MTDSFKPLSPQRQAHAEGVIWDDLTGLVRWTDIATSTIHDYDPATGVVREHVLPARVGCFALTHEPGVLLLAMEKQLGRFDTRDGRLHVLDDIEAGLPGTRTNDGRCDRGGNFIFGTLNERGPEQIASFWRYTKNGQLGRLALPKAAITNSICFSPDGETMYFTDSPTARIMACDYDSDTGEVDRIRGFAEVDAGHEPDGSTIDADGFLWNAQWGASRVVRYAPDGRIDTIIPLPARQPSCVSFAGTDLAQMVITSAHKGIDEATVRDEPLNGAIFIGTPPRGRGLPEARYGHEVQS
- a CDS encoding pseudouridine synthase produces the protein MLVALNKPFGVLCQFTDAAGRRTLADVVPHKGVYAAGRLDHDSEGLLLLTDDGKLQHRLADPKHKQPKTYVVQVEGVPTEDALDRLRRGVTLNDGPTLPAGVAAIDPPDWLWPRDPPVRFRKTVPDAWLRIVLREGRNRQVRRMTAAVGLPTLRLIREAVGDYRLDGLAPGAVRIIDPTRQTER